Below is a window of Arthrobacter sp. SLBN-112 DNA.
AGGTACAGCCATGATTGATCCGAAACCGGCCACCCCCTCGTCGCAGGCCACCGGCGGCAAGACGTCCGGCAAGAAGCGCCGCTTCGGCGGCACTGAAGCGCAGATCCGGTCGGCCCTGAAGTTCTACAAGGTCATGGCCTACCTCACCGGCACCATGCTGCTCCTGCTGTGCGCGGAACTGGTGGCCCGGTACGGCTTCGGACAGTACCTGTTCGCCGGCGGCACCAGCGCCCTCACCGGCCAGCCCTTTGGCTTCGGATTCGCCGACGCCGAACCGCAGGCCGTGCTGAACGGCGTCAACGTCTCCGTCATAGTCCTGATCGTCCACGGCTGGATGTACGTGGTGTACCTGATCTCCAACTTCCGGCTCTGGTCCCTCATGCGCTGGCCGTTCCTGAAGCTGGTCCTGCTGGCCCTCGGCGGCGTGGTGCCGTTCCTGTCCTTCATCGTCGAGAAAAAGTTCCACGCCGAGGTGGAGGCTGAGCTCGCCGCCAACCCGCAGGCGCCGCAGCGTTACTGAGCAGTTCCGCCCTGCCGCGGACGTCTGATCCGTCACAGGGCGGCTTCTCAAGGTGCGTCGGTGCAACGGCGCAAAGTAGGCTAGTACGGTGACTACTCCCACTGCATCCCAGACTTCCCAGAAGCCGGTGCTGGTTGTTGATTACGGTGCCCAGTACGCGCAGCTGATTGCCCGCCGCGTCCGGGAAGCGAATGTGTATTCGGAAGTGGTTCCGCATACCTACACCACCGAGCAGCTACTGGCCAAGAACCCCGCCGCCATCATCCTGTCCGGTGGCCCCTCCAGCGTCTATGCCGACGGCGCCCCGAGCGTAGGTGCCGACCTCTTCGAAGCCGGCGTCCCCGTCTTTGGCATCTGC
It encodes the following:
- a CDS encoding DUF3817 domain-containing protein, which encodes MIDPKPATPSSQATGGKTSGKKRRFGGTEAQIRSALKFYKVMAYLTGTMLLLLCAELVARYGFGQYLFAGGTSALTGQPFGFGFADAEPQAVLNGVNVSVIVLIVHGWMYVVYLISNFRLWSLMRWPFLKLVLLALGGVVPFLSFIVEKKFHAEVEAELAANPQAPQRY